One window of Quercus robur chromosome 12, dhQueRobu3.1, whole genome shotgun sequence genomic DNA carries:
- the LOC126708665 gene encoding tobamovirus multiplication protein 2A — translation MACRGCLECILKLLNLLLTLVGLAMVGYGIYLLVEYERTTTNALVSSSVSGDGSSVQLGRPLLVGVSLSASILDDLPKAWFIYLFIAIGAIIFVISCFGCIGAVTRNGCCLTCYSVLVILLILVELGCAAFIYFDKSWESEIPTDKTGDFDMIYAFLEENWKIVKWVALGAVVLEALLFLLALVVRAANRPPEYDSDDELIASRQQIRQPLVNRPPVPATGVPVAGTVDQRPSRNDAWSTRMREKYGLDTSEFTYNPSESHRYQQAAAQPAEERSRCTIM, via the exons ATGGCATGCAGAGGGTGTTTGGAGTGTATATTGAAGCTTCTGAACTTGTTGTTGACCCTTGTGGGTCTGGCCATGGTGGGCTATGGGATCTACTTGCTGGTTGAGTACGAAAGAACCACCACTAATGCTCTTGTGTCCTCATCGGTGAGCGGTGATGGAAGTTCAGTGCAGCTTGGTCGACCACTGCTCGTGGGTGTTTCCCTATCGGCTAGTATTTTGGATGACCTGCCCAAAGCTTG GTTCATATACTTATTTATCGCCATAGGAGCAATTATCTTCGTCATTTCTTGTTTTGGTTGCATCGGAGCTGTAACAAGGAATGGATGTTGCTTGACTTGT TACTCGGTATTGGTGATTTTATTAATCTTGGTAGAGCTGGGATGTGCGGCCTTCATATATTTTGACAAAAGCTGGGAATCA GAAATTCCAACAGACAAAACTGgagattttgacatgatatatGCTTTTCTGGAAGAGAATTGGAAAATTGTCAAATGGGTTGCTCTTGGAGCTGTTGTTTTGGAG GCACTGCTATTCTTGTTAGCCCTTGTGGTCAGGGCAGCAAACAGACCACCAGAGTATGACAGTGATGATGAGCTCATTGCCTCAAGGCAACAGATCAGGCAGCCACTCGTCAATAGGCCACCAGTTCCAGCGACAGGTGTACCTGTTGCTGGCACTGTTGATCAGCGTCCGAGTAGAAATGATGCTTGGAGTACACGTATGAGAGAAAAG TATGGGCTCGATACTTCTGAGTTTACATACAACCCATCCGAGTCACATAGGTACCAGCAAGCCGCTGCACAGCCAGCAGAGGAAAGGAGCCGATGCACCATCATGTGA
- the LOC126708614 gene encoding type I inositol polyphosphate 5-phosphatase 2, with the protein MRTRRGKHSEAFWPSIVMKKWLNIQPKVYDFSEDEVDTETESEDDACSLKDANMQADEEHAHRTQRNQSIFPCQTSDTPSKGYQLRHRRGKSETLRAQYINTKDVRVTIGTWNVAGRLPCEDLEIDDWLCTEEPADIYILGFQEVVPLNAGNVLGAEDSSTIPKWEAIIRKTLNKSLEPESKHKCYSAPPSPVMRTSSVADVLEAEVDTLEMMSDEYVMTTNNYDMEQEALDKVIGFGMNLPLKRIYGIDCNNGLDWPERSLDATPQVISSNSKLRRVFSSSARIGFNTTDNSLPASPKSFALECSRLKRSHHSSDDLGLLWMEQQEKPEVLDSLSNVSGTFSDEEDDEFLELPQAQQTNEVTKNCLKSRHRYVRIVSKQMVGIYVSVWVRKSFRRHINNLKVSPVGVGLMGYMGNKGSVSVSMSLFQSRMCFVCSHLTSGQKDGAEQRRNSDVNEIIRRTHFSSIFDTDQPQTIPSHDQIFWFGDLNYRINMLDEEVRKLVALRRLAELLNNDQLSKELHSGHVFDGWKEGKIEFLPTYKYEINSNRYVGENPKECEKKRSPAWCDRILWLGKGIKQVSYKRAEIRLSDHRPVSSDFLVEVEVLDHRKLKRALNVNSAAVHPEIFLDEEN; encoded by the exons ATGAGAACCAGGCGAGGGAAGCATTCTGAG GCCTTTTGGCCTTCCATTGTGATGAAGAAATGGTTAAATATACAGCCTAAGGTGTATGATTTTAGCGAAGATGAGGTTGACACTGAAACTGAGAGTGAAGATGATG CTTGCTCTCTTAAAGATGCAAATATGCAAGCGGATGAGGAGCATGCCCATAGGACACAAAGGAACCAATCCATTTTCCCCTGTCAAACTTCAG ATACACCTTCCAAGGGGTATCAGTTACGACACAGAAGAGGAAAATCAGAAACTCTGCGTGCGCAGTACATAAATACAAAGGATGTGAG GGTGACAATTGGTACTTGGAATGTTGCTGGAAGACTTCCATGTGAAGATCTTGAGATTGATGACTGGCTTTGTACAGAAGAGCCAGCAGATATTTACATTCTTGG TTTCCAAGAGGTAGTCCCTTTGAATGCAGGGAATGTACTGGGGGCTGAGGATAGTAGCACCATACCAAAATGGGAGGCGATCATACGAAAAACCCTCAACAAATCTTTGGAACCTGAAAGCAAACACAAATGCTATAGTGCCCCACCCTCCCCAGTGATGAGGACTTCTTCTGTTGCTGATGTACTTGAAGCTGAGGTTGATACATTAGAGATGATGAGCGATGAATACGTCATGACAACAAATAATTATGACATGGAACAGGAGGCATTGGATAAAGTAATTGGTTTTGGAATGAATTTACCATTGAAGAGAATATATGGTATTGATTGCAATAATGGATTAGACTGGCCTGAACGTTCATTAGATGCAACCCCTCAAGTGATCTCCTCCAATTCAAAATTGCGGAGAGTATTCAGTAGTTCTGCAAGAATTGGATTTAACACGACAGACAATTCTCTACCAGCAAGTCCTAAAAGTTTTGCATTAGAATGTAGTAGATTGAAACGTTCGCACCATAGTTCAGATGACTTAGGCTTGTTGTGGATGGAGCAGCAAGAGAAGCCTGAAGTTCTTGATTCTCTATCTAATGTATCCGGAACTTTTTctgatgaggaagatgatgaaTTTCTTGAACTTCCACAGGCTCAGCAAACTAATGAAGTTACCAAAAATTGTTTGAAGTCACGTCATAGGTATGTGAGGATTGTCAGCAAGCAGATGGTAGGGATATACGTATCAGTTTGGGTGCGAAAGAGCTTCAGAAGACATATCAACAATTTGAAAGTTTCTCCTGTTGGAGTTGGTCTAATGGGCTACATGGGAAATAAG GGATCGGTTTCTGTTAGCATGTCTTTGTTTCAATCCCGGATGTGCTTTGTTTGTTCTCATCTGACTTCTGGTCAGAAGGATGGGGCTGAACAGAGGCGTAATTCTGATGTTAATGAAATTATACGGCGGACCCATTTCTCATCTATCTTCGATACAGATCAACCACAAACAATTCCTTCTCATGA TCAGATATTTTGGTTTGGGGATTTGAATTATCGCATCAATATGTTGGATGAGGAAGTGAGGAAATTGGTAGCTTTAAGAAGGTTGGCTGAACTTCTCAACAACGATCAG CTAAGCAAGGAACTCCATAGTGGGCACGTATTTGATGGATGGAAAGAGGGGAAGATAGAGTTTCTACCCACTTACAAGTATGAAATCAACTCTAATAGATATGTTGGTGAAAACCCAAAAGAATGTGAGAAGAAGAGATCTCCAGCTTG GTGTGATCGTATACTTTGGTTAGGAAAAGGCATAAAACAAGTTTCCTACAAGCGGGCAGAGATAAGGCTCTCAGATCATCGACCAGTTAGTTCAGATTTCTTGGTTGAAGTTGAAGT